The genomic region TTGAAGTGTCATCCGCAGCAAAAATAGCACTTGCGGCAGGCAAGAAGCCGCCTAGTATTCTGGCAATGAAACTTTCCAAATCCATTTGCCTTGGTCTTGCAGGTCTACTGACTCTCCTGAGCGCTTCCTGCGGCAGCCTTCCTGAGCCTCAAAAGGATCTCGGTCCAAAGAGCGAGCACAGCGACATCCCATGGAACCGCCGCCTCCCTGGTGAGGGACAAGGCGCCCTCGGTGGATTCGGTTCCCAGTACTGAGCCAAGCCACTAACTCTTTTCCTAAAGCCGCACTGCTCCAGTGCGGCTTTTTTATGTTTAGAGGGAGCTATGGGATGACTTTCCTTGTGGAGATCGAAATCCTCGGGTAGTAGAGCTTTGTGAGTATGTTGACTATTAAAGATGAAGCGATGAATGGTAATGTCATTCGGCGTTTTACGATCAGAGATTTGTCCGAAGAGGTGAGTGTCCGGGAAATTATCAAAGCCCGCATTTACCAGGAGGTGCAGGATTATAACCAAGCTTCCGAAGAAGAGGGATTCGAGGGGCTCATTAAACCTGGCGATGTGGAGGCTCAGTTAAACCCCAAGAAAGTTAAGCAGAAAAAGGAAATCGACTGGGAGAAGCAATACGAAGTGGCATGCGATGCCTTTGAGAACAATGGGTTCTTTATTTTGATCGATGATAAACAGGCTGAATCCTTGGAGCAGCGAGTGGTGCTCCATGTTGATTCGGAAGTGAGTTTCATCAAGTTAACAACATTGGTAGGAGGTTAGATAATGCAGCAGACAAAAGAAGTATTTCAGCAGTACTTTCCTGAGCATTTGGATTTATTATCCGGTGTCATCAATTCTAGTCCTGACTGTAAGTTGAGGCGAGCGGCCGGATATTCAGAGGTATTGAAGGTATTCCCTGAGTGTAAGAAAATCGTTCAGAATTATGATGGGAGCGATGATGAACTCTGCTCGCGTCTATTGGATCTTGTTAATGAAGTGGTTAACGGATCACACAATGGAGCTGGAACAGTCATGGAAGAAATCCACACCCCCGAGGGGGCTACTTGGTGTGTAAAGTGGGTATCGCTTTCGATGCTGGGTTGTTTGCTGAGGAGAAAAGGGCTCTTGCTGAAACCTGAGAATATTAGAAGGATTATCGAGTTGTCTAACAGAATGTTCTATCTTGGTGATGCAGTGCCTTATGAGACAGGTGTTATTCTGATCGAAAACCTCGGTTATTCAGTAGAGAAGAACCGGGAAGAGTTTGGGGAGTATTTGCTGCCAAGAGTTGATATGAGCAGAGACCATTCTCTCTGTTATGATACCCGGAAGCGTATTTTGCGACTGCAAAAGCTAGTAGTTGACCCCAACCCAATTAGATTGGTTGGGGGAGATGCATGGTCAGTGATGTGTGTGGAAGACATGCATAATGGAGGTACCGAGCTTATTAATCAGTTGTTCGATTTGTTAGATACTGCAATGGGGAAAGCTAGACCTAGTGCTTCCTGGGTGAAGCAGTGTAAGGGGTTTATTGAAGAAAAGGATTCACAAAAGCTGGAGACTTTACTCTTGAAGTGGCTTGGAGCGGTCGATCAGCCAAAAGTCAGGATGCCGGATGGAGGGCAGTATCATGAGGAGGACCAGATCCGGCACACGTTACATGAATCTGATGCAGAATATCTTCGTGGCATATGCTGGGTAGCTTCTTTTCTTCCCAGTGAGGAGATGGCGCGTAAGTTATCTCAGGTAGTTTTTTCAGCTTATAGAAAACTTCCCTATATCGGTGCTAGATCTGTTAAAATCGGGAATGCTGCTGTTAATGCCCTTGGCATGATGAAGCATGAGGCGGCGCTCGCAGAACTCGCTAAGCTGAAGATTAAGGTGAAGTTCGGTACAGCCCAAAAATTGATTTCTAAAGCCTTGGATGTGAAAGCCGAGGAAATGGGAGTGTCTCGCCACGAGGTTGAAGAGATGGCTGTTCCAGACTACGGGCTGTCTGAGGTGGGCTATGGTGAGTTTCCATTTGGTGAATTCAAAGCGATAGTAGAGATTCAAAAAGGAAACAAGGTAACTATCGTTTGGCGAAATGCGCAAAGCGAGAAAGTCCAGAAGTCCATACCGAGCGCGATTAAAGAGTCTTTTGCCGAGGAGATCAAAGAGCTGAAAGCCAAGACGAAAGATATTCAGAAGATGCTACCTGTACAGCAGGAGAGAATCGACAATTTGTATTTGCTTAAGCGTACCTGGAGTCCAGCTGTTTGGAGAGAGAGGTACATGGAGCATCCCGTTATTGGATGGGTGGCGCGCAGGCTTATCTGGTGTGTCAAAGATGAAGGGGAAGTTAAGTCTGTGATATGGAACGAGAGCGGATTTTTGAGCTACGATACTGATGCCTCAATAACTATCAGTAATGACGCTGAAATCACTCTCTGGCATCCCTTGGATGGAACTACTGATGAAGTCTTGGCCTGGAGGGATTATCTGATTGCTCATGAAATAACCCAACCGTTCAAGCAGGCATTCAGAGAGATTTATCTTCTTACTGATGCTGAGAGGTCTACCGGGAGTTATTCCAACCGCTACGCTGCACATATCATCAAGCAGTACCAGTTTAATGCTTTGTGTGGAGCAAGAGGTTGGAAGAATCGACTCAGACTGATGGTGGATGATGAGTACCCTCCAGCGATGAAATATCTTGATGAATGGGGCTTGAGGGCTGATTTCTGGATTGAAGGAATAGGTGAAAATTATGGAACCGATTCTACCGAATCGGGGGCCTACTTGCGTTTGGCGACAGATCAGGTGCGTTTCTATCAGATTGATGCCATTGAAAGTTCAGCTCATGCCTGCGGCGGTGGGTATTCTGCAAATCGAAATCAGGCATCGGATGAGCCTATTGCTCTGGAAAATATACCTGAGCTCGTTTTTTCTGAGGTGATGAGAGACGTGGATCTCTTTGTCGGGGTGGCGAGTGTCGGTAATAATGCCGAGTGGCAAGATGGAGGAGAAGAGGGGAGACGAGATTATTGGTACGGCTATTCTTTTGGCGACCTAGCTGAGACGGCGAAAACTCGCAAAGCTGTTCTGGAGCGCCTGATTCCCCGGATGAAGATTGCTGATCGGTGCAGTTTTGAGGAGAAGTTCCTCATCGTCCGTGGAGATGTTCGTACTTACAAAATCCATTTGGGAAGTGCGAATATACTGATGGAGCCTAATGATCAGTACCTTTGCATCGTGGCAAAGCAGGCTCCAACCACAAAGGCGGACAAGCTATACTTGCCATTTGAGGGAGACTCGAAGCTCAGTGTGATCTTGAGTAAAGCTCTCATGTTGGCAGAAGATGCGAAGATCAAGGACCCGACGATCCTTTCACAGATTAATACCAAGAGATGAATCGACTGGTGGGTCATACCCGATGGTATGGCTCGCCGCGCTGGATGGTGGCGACCCGGTAGAGTTGTTCTAGCAGGACGACGAGGGCGAGCTCGTGCTGCAGGGTGAGTGGGGAGAGTGCCCAGACGAGATCGGCGGAGTCACGGAGTTCCGGGGTGTGCCCATCTGAGGCGCCGATCATGTAGGTGGCGCGCTTCTCGCCGCGCATTTCCCAGTCGGAGATTTTTTTGACGAGTTGCTCGGTGGTGAGTTGCTCGCCGCGTTCATCGAGCACAATGCGGATAGAGCCCTGGCTGGCCTCCAGGTGACGCTTGGAAACGTCTTCACTGCTGCCGTCCTTGATGTGCTTCAGCTCGTACTTGCCGTAGCGGGTGAGGCGCTTGAGGTACTCGGCGGTGCCGTCCTTGCAGTACTTGAGGGCGGGCTTGCCGGCAGCAATGATGGTGTGGTGCATGTGTGGTGTACTCGGTAAGGTGAAGGAGGGAGTGTAGCAAGCCGCGGAGAATTGAACAGGCTAAGCTGATTAACATTGTCGTGGCTGTGGTCTTACGGGCATAGTGTCGGTATGAGTTATTTGCGTTTCGTTTTGTTGGGCTTGCTGCTAGCTGTGCCGGTTTCCGCTGGGGTGCTGGAGCAGAAGGTATCCTGGAGCGGCACAATGCGTAAGGTGACTGTGGGGGAAGTATTCGCCAGAATGCAGGGCTGGAGTGAGGCGGATCAGCTGGAGGGGCAGTTTGTATTTGAGGAGAGATTGCCAGAGGAGGTGAGAGCGGTGAAAATCGACCGCTTGAAGGTGGGCGCAGGCGAGGGGCTGACTTATCGTGAGTTTGCCAAAAAAGTCTTTAAGGAAGCAGGAAAGACCGTGGTGCTGAAAGAGACGGATCAGGGTATCGAGGTGACTTATCTCTATGGTAGGTCATTTAGTATGCATCCCAGTAAGTTACTCAAGTGGAGCAAGGCTGGAACTACTCCACAAGAGGGGCTGGAGAAGCTGTTAACGGAGGCTGGTATTAGCCTTTCTCAACATGCCAGTCTCTATGTGAGTAAACCCAAAAGTGTGCTTACGGTTAGGGGGACTGAAGCTGACATAGCAGTATTAGCCCGTTTTCTTGGTAGAAGGTGAGCGATTACACAAAGGCGTCCCTTTTGTAGTGGAGTTTCGGGAGGAATGGTGCACTATGTTAGTACGAATAAACGAACCGTTAAAAAATTATGTTTGGAGCCGTTACTATCATACTCATCATCATAGCAGTTATCGCTTTTGGAGCCATCTTTTGGGTGATGGGGGCCTACAATGGCCTGGTCAAGCACCGTAACCGCTACAAGAACGCGTTTGCGCAGATCGATGTCCAGCTGAAGCGCCGCCACGACCTGATTCCTAATCTGGTGGAAGTGGCCAAGAAGTACATGTCCCATGAGCGTGAGACTCTGGAGGCCGTGATCGCCGCCCGTAACAGCGCCGAGGGTGCCCGCAAAGGTGTCTCACCTGATAACGAGGGAGGCATGAAGGCCCTGATGGCTGCGGAAGGTGGCCTAGGTGCTTCCTTGGGAAGACTGTTCGCGGTATCCGAGGGATATCCTGACCTCAAGGCGAACCAGAATATGATGCAACTGAGCGAAGAACTCACCTCTACGGAGAACAAGGTGGGTTTCTCTCGCCAGGCCTACAATGATGCCGTCACTCTCTATAATACGAAGCGTGAAACTTTCCCGACGAACATGATTGCTGGTATGTTCAACTTTGGCGAGGCGGTCCTCTTCGAGGTGTCCGATCCCGGTGAGCGCGAGGCGGTCAAAGTGGAATTTTAATTTTATTGTTGGTGTGTGTGCGCCTCTGCTTCTGTGAGGCAGGGGCGCTTTTATATTAGGAAATAGATGAATTTCTACGAAGCTCAGGATGATGCTCTGCGGAGGACCAAATTGCTGGTCTTCTACTTTATCCTCGCCGTCATCGGGGTGGTGCTTGCTGTCTATGCGGTGCTTGGGGCCTTGATGGCTTATAACGGGCAGTCCTTCTGGGATGCCGGGCTGTTTCTAAAAGTCTCTTTGGGAACGACGGTGGTTATTTTACTGGGTTCTACCTTCAAGGGACTGCAGCTCAGTGCCGGTGGTGAGGTGGTGGCTCGTGACATGGGGGGGCGTCCTGTTGATCCGCATACGACGGATGTCGAGGAGCGCAAGCTGATGAATGTGGTGGAGGAAATGGCGATTGCCTCAGGTTTACCCGTTCCTCAAGTCTGGGTGATGGATGATGAGCCTGGGATCAATGCCTTCGCCGCGGGCACCGAACCGGGCAATGCTGTGATCGGGGTGACGCGAGGTTGCATCCAGCGGCTGACTCGATCCGAGCTTCAGGGGGTCATTGCTCATGAATTCAGTCACATCCTGAATGGCGACATGAAACTGAATATGCGCCTGATAGGCTGGCTGTACGGGATCATGATGCTCTCTATCATCGGTAGGATCATGTTTGAGGCCTGGCGCTTTGCTGGAACGACTCGTAGGAGTAGCAATGGCAAAGACAATGGAGCGGCGGTCGTTATCGCGATCATGCTGGCGGGGATTGCTCTCATCATCATTGGCTCGATCGGCGTGTTCTTTGGTCGCATGATCCAGGCGGCAATTTCCAGACAGCGAGAGTTTTTGGCGGATGCCTCTGCTGTGCAGTTCACTCGAGAACCAGAGGGGATTGCTGGTGCGTTGAAGAAGATTGGAGGTCAAGAGTATGGATCGGGCCTGCATTCTTCCAAAGCTGGTGAAGCGAGTCACATGTTCTTTGCGGATGGCGGCATGTTTTCCTACGGCATGGCCACCCATCCACCCTTGGATGTCAGAATTAAGGCGATCGAAGCCCACTGGAATGGTGAGTTTGAGCAATCCGAACTGCCTCCTGTAGCGTCTCATCAGTATTCGAGAGATGAGCGAGTCAGCGGCTTCTCTGGCAGTGTCACCGCGCCGGAGATGCGTGTGGAAAGAAAGGACTGGGATCAGATCGGTGATCCGAGCACGACGAACATTGCGACAGGGAGCATGATATTAAACAGTCTCCAGCCAACTTGGGTGGAGGCGTGCCGTGACCGTGAGCAAGCCCAGGCATTGGTGTTTGGTTTGCTCTTGGCCGTTGATGAGAAACTCAAGCTGGGCGAGCTGGAGTATCTGAACAAGTCGGCAGGAAGAACTGCCTGCGAGCTGGCACAGCAATGGCAAGTGGAGCTGGGCGATGAACATTCCTCCCAGAAGATTGCCTTGGTAGATCTGTCTATTCCTACCCTGCGCAGACTAACCAAGCCCGAGTACGAGAGATTCATAGGAATCACCAAGTGGATGATCGCGAGCGATGGGCAGGTGGATATCTTTGAGTTTATGCTGCAGAAGGTGTTAGAGCGCCATCTGGATGCCCACTACGCCCCAAAGGGTACTCCTAAAATTCGCTACACAAAGCATGCCCAGTTATCGAACGAAATCAATGTGCTGATTTCTACGATGGCAGGCATCGGTGCCCGTGGCAGTGGCGATGTCCAGCTGGCTCACGAGTCAGCAAGCCAGGCCTTGCAAGAACATGGCGGAGTGGCGCTGCAGCTTTTGCCGCCTGATCAATGTGGTCTACGTCTAGTGGATACCGCGTTGGAGAAATTGGAACAAGCGACACCCACAATCAAACGTGATGTGCTACACGCCAGTGGGGTAGCCGTGATGCACGATGGGGTTTTGGGCAGTCGTGAGGCTGAGCTACTACGTGCGGCGGCCGATGCAATCGGCTGCAGTATTCCTCCTTTTGTGAAAGCTTAAGTTTCATAAGAAGGGTCATAGGGGTGGCAAGTGCGGGCTTGTTGGTTTACTCTCCCACCAGATGTCCGAGCTGCACGAAAAAACGCAAAAGGCTGACCAGAGCTATGTCATGGCCTGGTCCCTCTGGGTGGGGGTTTTCCTGATGCTGGTGAAGCTGGTAGCGGCCTATTTGACGGGCTCAGCAGCGATCTATGGAGATGCCGCCGAGAGTGTCGTGCATGTGGTGGCAGTGGCCTTTGCAGCCTACAGTGTGCGTCTGGCCTGGAAGCCTGCTGATGACACGCATCACTATGGTCACGACAAGGTGAGCTTTCTCTCCAGTGGCTTTGAGGGCGGCATGATTTCTGTAGCTTCCATGTTTGTTGTCTTTGAAGCGGTGAGAAGATGGATAGAAGGCGTACCCGTTCACCGGGTGAGCGAGGGCCTAATGTTGACCGGCTTTGCGGCACTCGTGAATCTGGTGTTAGGTCTGTGGCTGATAAGGAAGGGAAAGAAAATGAAGTCCCAGATTCTACGTGCCAATGGTTTGCATGTTTTAGCAGATGTCTGGACTAGTGCTGGAGCGGTTGTAGGGCTTTTGCTCGTGCAGGCTACGGGAGACCGGATGTGGGACTCGCTGGCGGCTTTGGTCGTGGGGGGATTGGTCTTCAAGTCAGGGATTGTCCTCGTGAAGGAAAGCCTGGGAGGTTTGATGGATACTGTGGATCCGGAAATGGATAAGCGGGTGAGGG from Rubritalea squalenifaciens DSM 18772 harbors:
- a CDS encoding DUF4132 domain-containing protein; the encoded protein is MQQTKEVFQQYFPEHLDLLSGVINSSPDCKLRRAAGYSEVLKVFPECKKIVQNYDGSDDELCSRLLDLVNEVVNGSHNGAGTVMEEIHTPEGATWCVKWVSLSMLGCLLRRKGLLLKPENIRRIIELSNRMFYLGDAVPYETGVILIENLGYSVEKNREEFGEYLLPRVDMSRDHSLCYDTRKRILRLQKLVVDPNPIRLVGGDAWSVMCVEDMHNGGTELINQLFDLLDTAMGKARPSASWVKQCKGFIEEKDSQKLETLLLKWLGAVDQPKVRMPDGGQYHEEDQIRHTLHESDAEYLRGICWVASFLPSEEMARKLSQVVFSAYRKLPYIGARSVKIGNAAVNALGMMKHEAALAELAKLKIKVKFGTAQKLISKALDVKAEEMGVSRHEVEEMAVPDYGLSEVGYGEFPFGEFKAIVEIQKGNKVTIVWRNAQSEKVQKSIPSAIKESFAEEIKELKAKTKDIQKMLPVQQERIDNLYLLKRTWSPAVWRERYMEHPVIGWVARRLIWCVKDEGEVKSVIWNESGFLSYDTDASITISNDAEITLWHPLDGTTDEVLAWRDYLIAHEITQPFKQAFREIYLLTDAERSTGSYSNRYAAHIIKQYQFNALCGARGWKNRLRLMVDDEYPPAMKYLDEWGLRADFWIEGIGENYGTDSTESGAYLRLATDQVRFYQIDAIESSAHACGGGYSANRNQASDEPIALENIPELVFSEVMRDVDLFVGVASVGNNAEWQDGGEEGRRDYWYGYSFGDLAETAKTRKAVLERLIPRMKIADRCSFEEKFLIVRGDVRTYKIHLGSANILMEPNDQYLCIVAKQAPTTKADKLYLPFEGDSKLSVILSKALMLAEDAKIKDPTILSQINTKR
- a CDS encoding 23S rRNA (pseudouridine(1915)-N(3))-methyltransferase RlmH — protein: MHHTIIAAGKPALKYCKDGTAEYLKRLTRYGKYELKHIKDGSSEDVSKRHLEASQGSIRIVLDERGEQLTTEQLVKKISDWEMRGEKRATYMIGASDGHTPELRDSADLVWALSPLTLQHELALVVLLEQLYRVATIQRGEPYHRV
- a CDS encoding LemA family protein, yielding MFGAVTIILIIIAVIAFGAIFWVMGAYNGLVKHRNRYKNAFAQIDVQLKRRHDLIPNLVEVAKKYMSHERETLEAVIAARNSAEGARKGVSPDNEGGMKALMAAEGGLGASLGRLFAVSEGYPDLKANQNMMQLSEELTSTENKVGFSRQAYNDAVTLYNTKRETFPTNMIAGMFNFGEAVLFEVSDPGEREAVKVEF
- a CDS encoding M48 family metallopeptidase gives rise to the protein MNFYEAQDDALRRTKLLVFYFILAVIGVVLAVYAVLGALMAYNGQSFWDAGLFLKVSLGTTVVILLGSTFKGLQLSAGGEVVARDMGGRPVDPHTTDVEERKLMNVVEEMAIASGLPVPQVWVMDDEPGINAFAAGTEPGNAVIGVTRGCIQRLTRSELQGVIAHEFSHILNGDMKLNMRLIGWLYGIMMLSIIGRIMFEAWRFAGTTRRSSNGKDNGAAVVIAIMLAGIALIIIGSIGVFFGRMIQAAISRQREFLADASAVQFTREPEGIAGALKKIGGQEYGSGLHSSKAGEASHMFFADGGMFSYGMATHPPLDVRIKAIEAHWNGEFEQSELPPVASHQYSRDERVSGFSGSVTAPEMRVERKDWDQIGDPSTTNIATGSMILNSLQPTWVEACRDREQAQALVFGLLLAVDEKLKLGELEYLNKSAGRTACELAQQWQVELGDEHSSQKIALVDLSIPTLRRLTKPEYERFIGITKWMIASDGQVDIFEFMLQKVLERHLDAHYAPKGTPKIRYTKHAQLSNEINVLISTMAGIGARGSGDVQLAHESASQALQEHGGVALQLLPPDQCGLRLVDTALEKLEQATPTIKRDVLHASGVAVMHDGVLGSREAELLRAAADAIGCSIPPFVKA
- a CDS encoding cation diffusion facilitator family transporter, which encodes MSELHEKTQKADQSYVMAWSLWVGVFLMLVKLVAAYLTGSAAIYGDAAESVVHVVAVAFAAYSVRLAWKPADDTHHYGHDKVSFLSSGFEGGMISVASMFVVFEAVRRWIEGVPVHRVSEGLMLTGFAALVNLVLGLWLIRKGKKMKSQILRANGLHVLADVWTSAGAVVGLLLVQATGDRMWDSLAALVVGGLVFKSGIVLVKESLGGLMDTVDPEMDKRVREELERECQKRGLTYHNLRLRHSGRIYWVEFHLVVDDGLSVKIAHEIASEVEAAVAKILEPDGRVISHIEPFSEEDRERSWER